A region of Zeugodacus cucurbitae isolate PBARC_wt_2022May chromosome 5, idZeuCucr1.2, whole genome shotgun sequence DNA encodes the following proteins:
- the LOC105216467 gene encoding uncharacterized protein LOC105216467, whose product MLNEDKILPVGRSRKRARIRRLVSSPARAKDHLNKKLESKTQTFLRKLKRALFVTLFLSAAAALILGHHLTRSNSKQNTVLQDFLSSYRRHYHQIVHGKPHYCDAILDVQTIMQGMREFRILHQEEALQRLESTLRNQTQFHSIAIVGPSGVGKTMTANALASHFPWRENIWSYAWNTHVENEVQKFRMLRLLVEQFSDCGRNLLIVDNLSPCDDEVVPLLNQMIDSQDDASNKRVIVIYIFNLNAMLDTISYQQQGSSLQHLPNTTTINFKSLNERDLRDCIYREIKTENRILTKDNLDEIVNTIDVATSGCKKVKAKVLVYGRPLEENATTNEG is encoded by the exons ATGTTGAACGAAGATAAAATATTGCCC GTGGGCAGAAGTCGCAAAAGAGCGCGAATACGTCGTCTGGTCAGTAGTCCAGCTAGAGCTAAAGACCATCTTAATAAGAAATTAGAGTCCAAAACTCAAACCTTTTTACGAAAACTTAAACGCGCGCTGTTTGTTACTTTATTTTTGTCGGCGGCAGCTGCTCTTATATTGGGACACCATCTCACACGTAGTAACAGCAAGCAAAATACAGTTTTACAAGACTTTTTAAGTAGTTATCGACGACATTACCACCAAATTGTGCATGGAAAACCACACTACTGCGATGCAATATTAGATGTTCAAACCATCATGCAAGGAATGCGTGAATTTAGAATTTTGCATCAGGAAGAGGCTTTACAACGTTTGGAAAGTACATTAAGAAATCAAACACAGTTTCACTCAATCGCAATTGTTGGACCATCAGGTGTAGGAAAAACCATGACAGCTAACGCTTTAGCGTCACATTTTCCGTGGCGTGAAAATATCTGGTCGTATGCTTGGAATACACATGTTGAAAACGAAGTGCAGAAATTTCGAATGTTACGACTGCTTGTAGAGCAGTTCTCCGATTGTGGCCGTAATCTATTAATTGTTGATAATCTTTCGCCATGTGATGACGAGGTTGTACCGCTGTTGAATCAGATGATTGATTCTCAAGATGATGCAAGTAATAAACGCGTAATcgtgatttatatatttaatttaaatgcaatgcTTGACACAATTTCGTACCAACAACAAGGGAGTTCATTGCAGCATTTACCTAATACAACAACCATAAATTTCAAAAGTCTAAATGAAAGAGATTTGAGAGACTGCATATACCGCGAAATAAAGACTGAAAATCGTATACTCACTAAAGATAACTTGGACGAAATTGTTAATACAATTGATGTAGCTACTTCTGGATGCAAGAAAGTTAAAGCAAAAGTGCTAGTTTATGGCCGTCCCTTGGAAGAAAATGCAACAACGAATGAAGGCTGA
- the LOC105216465 gene encoding DNA-directed RNA polymerase III subunit RPC9 codes for MEIVNPCFSVLSNYEVMESLKTLKDTKKKYGLRNLATITYETLQYLEDSPSKQQSRENIHAFLTEVKSLSCKLTTTECLMMVNDPPTSALHIQLLIEDSEERLSEEQVNEILQIVAKHFPNTPTENN; via the exons atggaAAT TGTAAATCcttgtttttctgttttatcCAATTATGAAGTGATGGAGTCCTTGAAAACACTTAAGGATACTAAGAAAAAGTATGGGCTGCGAAACCTGGCAACAATAACATATgag accTTGCAATACTTGGAAGACTCGCCGAGTAAACAACAATCTCGAGAAAACATACATGCATTTTTAACAGAAGTAAAGAGTTTAAGTtgcaaattaacaacaacagaatGCTTAATGATGGTCAACGATCCCCCTACGAGTGCACTGCATATTCAATTG CTTATTGAAGACAGTGAAGAACGTTTGTCCGAAGAgcaagtgaatgaaattttacaaattgttgCGAAACATTTTCCTAACACACCGACTGAAAATAATTAG
- the LOC105216466 gene encoding density-regulated protein homolog: MAAETAVIDPAERLKLGPREGVTYPLVVQYCGNCTMPLEYCEYYPEFEKCRAWLEKHLPSEFEQMKIKDEASGADGTDDDKKRQKRGGKGMMKIKKKEDVPKKITVSRAPRGKKKSVTVVTGLNTFDIDLKVAAKFFGTKFACGSSVTGEDEIVIQGDVKDDLFDVIPEKWPEIDEDYIDDLGDQKR, encoded by the exons atggcAGCAGAAACAGCAGTGATTGACCCAGCAGAGCGCTTAAAGTTAGGACCACGAGAGGGTGTGACATACCCTTTGGTTGTGCAGTATTGTGGTAACTGCACAATGCCACTAGAA TACTGTGAGTACTATCCCGAATTCGAGAAGTGTCGGGCATGGCTTGAAAAACATCTTCCAAGCGAATTCgaacaaatgaaaattaaagatGAAGCGTCCGGCGCTGATGGTACAGACGATGACAAAAAACGACAAAAACGAGGAGGTAAAGGAATgatgaaaattaagaaaaaggaAGATGTGCCCAAAAAGATCACAGTTTCAAGAGCTCCGCGTGGCAAAAAGAAGTCAGTAACCGTCGTGACTGGATTAAACACTTTCG acatTGACCTAAAAGTTGCTGCAAAGTTCTTTGGCACGAAATTCGCATGCGGTTCATCTGTTACTGGTGAGGATGAAATTGTTATTCAAGGCGATGTGAAAGATGATCTTTTCGATGTAATACCTGAGAAGTGGCCCGAGATTGATGAAGACTACATTGATGATTTGGGCGACCAGAAACGTTAA
- the LOC105216468 gene encoding odorant receptor 7a-like isoform X2 — protein MFDLVKGRGRNVFASRDAVIYLFNTFRFVGLNPPPQCRFLYYFYSGIITLFVVLLSPIIFNVGWIRDRNVLSVMEILNCVQAALNVVGVPIKSITLAMSLGRLRSVEPLLSKLDARYTEPEDVAKIRSCAIIGNRIVFGYIISYMMYETLTVVSALLGGHAPLTLWIPYVDWHRSMWEYWLQVTFDGAMLFFLLFHQILNDSYPAVYIYIIRTHVQLLSNRVKRLGTANKSQDETYHELQDCIVTHQEILRLVRVVEPIISLTLFVQFFIAAAILGTTMINIFIFADFATRIASLTYLFCVLLQTSPTCYYATHLQSDCQDLTMSIFHSNWLAQGKRFNTLLLYFLHRSQADIPLFALKLIPINLSTSVSIAKFSFTLYTFIQKMGVGKNLK, from the exons ATGTTCGATTTGGTTAAAGGTCGTGGTCGCAACGTGTTCGCTTCACGTGATGCAGTTATTTATCTGTTCAATACATTTCGATTTGTGGGTCTGAATCCACCGCCGCAATGCCGGTTTTTGTACTACTTCTATAGCGGTATCATTACGCTTTTTGTCGTCTTGCTTTCACCGATCATCTTCAACGTTGGCTGGATACGCGATAGAAATGTCTTATCGGTAATGGAAATCCTCAATTGTGTACAAGCGGCGCTCAATGTGGTCGGTGTGCCAATTAAGAGCATCACATTGGCCATGTCATTGGGACGTTTACGCAGCGTTGAGCCGTTATTGTCGAAATTAGATGCACGCTACACCGAACCCGAGGATGTGGCTAAGATACGAAGCTGCGCAATCATTGGCAATCGCATCGTATTCGGCTACATTATTTCATACATGATGTACGAAACATTGACTGTGGTTTCGGCACTGTTGGGTGGCCATGCGCCACTCACCTTGTGGATACCATACGTGGACTGGCATCGTTCGATGTGGGAGTATTGGCTACAAGTTACATTCGATGGCGCTATGCTCTTCTTTCTACTATTCCACCAAATCCTGAATGACTCGTATCCGGCTGTCTATATCTATATTATACGCACACATGTGCAGTTGTTGTCGAATCGCGTCAAGCGCTTAGGGACTGCAAATAAAAGCCAGGACGAGACATATCACGAGCTGCAGGATTGCATTGTAACGCATCAGGAGATATTAAG ATTGGTGCGCGTGGTGGAACCAATTATATCTTTAACGCTGTTTGTTCAGTTCTTCATCGCTGCAGCTATCTTAGGCACGACCatgataaatatattcatttttgccGATTTCGCCACCAGAATTGCTTCGCTCACTTATCTGTTTTGTGTGCTGCTGCAAACATCGCCGACCTGCTACTACGCCACTCACTTGCAGTCGGATTGCCAGGACCTTACCATGTCGATTTTCCACAGTAATTGGCTTGCGCAGGGAAAGCGGTTCAACACATTactgctatattttttgcatcgCTCACAGGCGGACATACCCTTGTTCGCTTTGAAATTGATACCAATAAATTTGTCCACTAGTGTGTCG ATAGCTAAGTTTTCATTTACTCTctatacattcatacaaaaaATGGGAGTAGGCAAAAATCTGAAGTAA
- the LOC105216468 gene encoding odorant receptor 7a-like isoform X1, whose translation MFDLVKGRGRNVFASRDAVIYLFNTFRFVGLNPPPQCRFLYYFYSGIITLFVVLLSPIIFNVGWIRDRNVLSVMEILNCVQAALNVVGVPIKSITLAMSLGRLRSVEPLLSKLDARYTEPEDVAKIRSCAIIGNRIVFGYIISYMMYETLTVVSALLGGHAPLTLWIPYVDWHRSMWEYWLQVTFDGAMLFFLLFHQILNDSYPAVYIYIIRTHVQLLSNRVKRLGTANKSQDETYHELQDCIVTHQEILRLVRVVEPIISLTLFVQFFIAAAILGTTMINIFIFADFATRIASLTYLFCVLLQTSPTCYYATHLQSDCQDLTMSIFHSNWLAQGKRFNTLLLYFLHRSQADIPLFALKLIPINLSTSVSVSWKPCFRMRYRGYIFFSCFQIAKFSFTLYTFIQKMGVGKNLK comes from the exons ATGTTCGATTTGGTTAAAGGTCGTGGTCGCAACGTGTTCGCTTCACGTGATGCAGTTATTTATCTGTTCAATACATTTCGATTTGTGGGTCTGAATCCACCGCCGCAATGCCGGTTTTTGTACTACTTCTATAGCGGTATCATTACGCTTTTTGTCGTCTTGCTTTCACCGATCATCTTCAACGTTGGCTGGATACGCGATAGAAATGTCTTATCGGTAATGGAAATCCTCAATTGTGTACAAGCGGCGCTCAATGTGGTCGGTGTGCCAATTAAGAGCATCACATTGGCCATGTCATTGGGACGTTTACGCAGCGTTGAGCCGTTATTGTCGAAATTAGATGCACGCTACACCGAACCCGAGGATGTGGCTAAGATACGAAGCTGCGCAATCATTGGCAATCGCATCGTATTCGGCTACATTATTTCATACATGATGTACGAAACATTGACTGTGGTTTCGGCACTGTTGGGTGGCCATGCGCCACTCACCTTGTGGATACCATACGTGGACTGGCATCGTTCGATGTGGGAGTATTGGCTACAAGTTACATTCGATGGCGCTATGCTCTTCTTTCTACTATTCCACCAAATCCTGAATGACTCGTATCCGGCTGTCTATATCTATATTATACGCACACATGTGCAGTTGTTGTCGAATCGCGTCAAGCGCTTAGGGACTGCAAATAAAAGCCAGGACGAGACATATCACGAGCTGCAGGATTGCATTGTAACGCATCAGGAGATATTAAG ATTGGTGCGCGTGGTGGAACCAATTATATCTTTAACGCTGTTTGTTCAGTTCTTCATCGCTGCAGCTATCTTAGGCACGACCatgataaatatattcatttttgccGATTTCGCCACCAGAATTGCTTCGCTCACTTATCTGTTTTGTGTGCTGCTGCAAACATCGCCGACCTGCTACTACGCCACTCACTTGCAGTCGGATTGCCAGGACCTTACCATGTCGATTTTCCACAGTAATTGGCTTGCGCAGGGAAAGCGGTTCAACACATTactgctatattttttgcatcgCTCACAGGCGGACATACCCTTGTTCGCTTTGAAATTGATACCAATAAATTTGTCCACTAGTGTGTCGGTAAGTTGGAAGCCATGTTTTAGAATGCGTTATCGCGGCTATATATTCTTTTCATGTTTTCAGATAGCTAAGTTTTCATTTACTCTctatacattcatacaaaaaATGGGAGTAGGCAAAAATCTGAAGTAA